In Nitrosophilus alvini, the following are encoded in one genomic region:
- the gmhB gene encoding D-glycero-beta-D-manno-heptose 1,7-bisphosphate 7-phosphatase, whose amino-acid sequence MRKAVFLDRDGVINIDKSYVYKKEDFEFSKGVFKALKHFRKLGYLLIIVTNQSGIGRCYYTQKDFEKLTEWMLGEFEKKGVKIDGVYFCPHKPEDGCICRKPEPGMIKKAAEDFDIDLKKSWMIGDKERDIEAAHRAGIENTILIGDIDTSAKFKVNSILDTISIIKV is encoded by the coding sequence GTGAGAAAAGCGGTTTTTTTAGATAGAGACGGGGTTATAAATATAGATAAGAGCTATGTATATAAAAAAGAGGATTTCGAGTTTTCCAAAGGTGTTTTCAAAGCGTTGAAGCATTTTAGGAAATTGGGATATCTGTTAATTATCGTAACAAACCAATCCGGAATAGGGAGATGCTACTATACTCAAAAAGATTTTGAAAAGCTGACAGAATGGATGCTTGGAGAGTTTGAAAAAAAAGGGGTAAAAATCGATGGAGTCTATTTTTGCCCTCATAAACCGGAAGATGGTTGCATATGCAGAAAACCGGAACCTGGTATGATAAAAAAAGCTGCCGAAGATTTTGATATAGACCTTAAAAAATCATGGATGATCGGCGATAAAGAGAGGGATATCGAAGCTGCACACAGAGCGGGGATAGAAAATACCATATTGATTGGGGATATCGACACTTCAGCGAAATTCAAAGTTAATTCGATTTTGGATACAATTTCAATTATTAAAGTATAG
- the rfaD gene encoding ADP-glyceromanno-heptose 6-epimerase has translation MKYGEIDFNNKTILITGGAGFIGSNLAFYFQENYPEAKVVVFDLFRTEERFSNGNLKSFGHFKNLLGFKGEIISGDINNKEDLKRLLDFRFDYIFHEAAISDTTVQDQKIMIDTNVNAFKDLLDMAAEMRAVMVYASSGATYGKLPAPHKVGTEAPANIYGFSKLAMDHLAYDYMKKIDLPIVGLRYFNVYGPREYFKNKTASMVLQFGLQILSGQNPKLFVGSDKIKRDFIFVEDVIQANILACNPKKSGVYNVGTGLARSFQDIVDILQQELGTDMPCEYIPNPYVKQYQFFTEADIEPTREFLGYEPRYTLEEGIKADIPYIKKIFEEEIK, from the coding sequence ATGAAATACGGTGAAATAGACTTTAACAATAAAACCATTTTGATAACCGGTGGAGCGGGGTTTATAGGAAGCAATCTGGCTTTTTATTTTCAGGAAAATTATCCGGAAGCAAAAGTCGTCGTTTTTGATCTTTTCAGAACGGAAGAGAGGTTTTCAAACGGCAATCTTAAAAGTTTCGGTCATTTTAAAAATCTTCTTGGTTTCAAGGGTGAAATAATAAGCGGTGATATCAATAATAAAGAGGATTTAAAAAGGCTTCTTGATTTTCGGTTTGATTATATATTCCATGAAGCTGCTATCAGTGACACTACGGTTCAAGATCAGAAAATCATGATAGATACAAATGTAAATGCCTTTAAAGATCTTTTGGATATGGCAGCCGAAATGAGAGCCGTTATGGTATATGCTTCCAGTGGCGCAACATACGGGAAACTTCCGGCTCCACATAAAGTAGGAACGGAGGCTCCTGCCAATATATACGGGTTTAGCAAACTTGCAATGGATCATTTGGCCTATGACTATATGAAAAAGATAGATTTGCCGATTGTAGGACTTAGATATTTTAATGTATACGGTCCGAGAGAATACTTTAAAAACAAAACAGCTTCAATGGTACTTCAGTTTGGTCTGCAAATACTGAGCGGCCAAAATCCGAAACTTTTTGTTGGTAGCGACAAAATAAAAAGAGACTTTATCTTTGTAGAGGATGTCATTCAGGCAAATATACTTGCCTGCAATCCAAAAAAGAGTGGTGTATATAATGTGGGAACGGGACTGGCCAGGAGCTTTCAGGATATTGTCGATATTTTGCAGCAAGAGCTCGGTACCGATATGCCTTGTGAATATATCCCAAATCCATACGTAAAACAGTATCAGTTTTTTACCGAAGCCGATATAGAGCCGACTCGCGAGTTTTTGGGATATGAGCCAAGATACACTTTGGAAGAAGGTATAAAAGCGGATATCCCGTATATAAAAAAGATTTTTGAAGAAGAGATAAAATAG
- the rfaE1 gene encoding D-glycero-beta-D-manno-heptose-7-phosphate kinase, translating to MEILKKSKPKILVVGDLMIDHYLWGRCERISPEAPVQVVDIKNESLVLGGAGNVLNNLLAFGADVNVASVVGDDENGEWLEKRLSDRGVKKLVLIKEDGRKTSKKTRVIASHQQIVRFDKESKEDINENSQKELVGSVKRNIDDFDLILLSDYGKGILTENVTKEIIDAARDAGVKVFVDPKGTDYSKYTGATLITPNKKEASLATGIDIKDEESLRKAGFKLKNELKLDNVIITLSEEGMAIFEDEMTKIPTAAREVYDVTGAGDTVLAALGFAVSVGKGLKEAARFANLAAGVVVGKVGCATATIEEIEEYESSLHKSSSDSHIKSFDEIEKIAGLLKEKGKKVVFTNGCFDILHIGHVKYLEKAKALGDVLIVGLNSDNSVKRLKGENRPVNEQYDRAYLLAALEAVDYVVIFDEDTPYELIKRVKPDVLVKGGDYKDKEVVGSDIAKEVKLIDFVEGKSTTGIIEKVRKN from the coding sequence ATGGAAATTTTGAAAAAATCAAAACCAAAAATCCTCGTTGTTGGGGATCTGATGATAGATCATTACCTATGGGGCAGGTGTGAGAGGATCTCTCCCGAAGCTCCGGTCCAGGTTGTGGATATCAAAAATGAAAGCCTCGTTTTGGGGGGTGCTGGTAATGTTCTAAATAACCTGTTGGCATTCGGGGCGGATGTAAACGTTGCGAGTGTGGTAGGTGATGATGAAAACGGAGAGTGGCTCGAGAAGAGACTCTCAGACAGAGGTGTCAAAAAGCTTGTGCTTATAAAAGAAGATGGAAGAAAAACAAGCAAAAAAACAAGAGTTATCGCTTCGCATCAGCAGATTGTGAGATTTGACAAAGAGAGCAAAGAGGATATAAATGAAAATTCACAAAAAGAGCTTGTGGGGAGTGTCAAGAGAAACATAGATGATTTTGATTTGATACTGCTTTCCGATTACGGTAAAGGGATTTTGACCGAAAATGTTACAAAAGAGATAATAGATGCGGCAAGAGATGCCGGCGTAAAGGTTTTTGTCGATCCAAAAGGCACTGACTACTCGAAATATACCGGTGCCACTTTGATAACTCCAAATAAAAAAGAGGCTTCCCTTGCGACAGGCATAGATATAAAAGATGAAGAGAGTCTGAGAAAAGCGGGATTCAAACTGAAAAACGAACTAAAACTTGATAATGTGATTATTACTCTATCTGAAGAGGGAATGGCCATATTTGAAGATGAAATGACAAAGATTCCGACCGCGGCACGTGAGGTATATGATGTGACCGGGGCCGGTGATACTGTTTTGGCAGCTTTGGGATTTGCTGTATCTGTCGGAAAGGGTTTGAAAGAGGCTGCAAGATTTGCAAACCTGGCAGCCGGAGTTGTTGTGGGAAAAGTGGGATGCGCTACAGCAACGATAGAGGAGATAGAGGAGTATGAGAGTTCTTTGCACAAAAGCAGCAGCGACAGCCATATAAAAAGTTTCGATGAGATAGAAAAAATTGCCGGTTTATTGAAAGAGAAAGGAAAAAAAGTTGTCTTTACAAACGGCTGTTTTGATATATTGCATATAGGGCATGTCAAATATCTCGAAAAAGCGAAAGCTTTGGGTGACGTTTTGATAGTAGGACTCAATTCTGATAATTCTGTCAAAAGACTCAAAGGAGAAAATAGACCGGTAAATGAGCAGTATGACCGTGCATATCTGCTTGCAGCGCTTGAAGCAGTTGACTATGTTGTTATATTTGACGAAGACACTCCTTATGAACTGATAAAGAGAGTAAAACCCGATGTTCTTGTAAAAGGGGGAGACTACAAAGACAAGGAAGTTGTGGGAAGTGACATTGCAAAAGAGGTTAAGCTTATAGATTTTGTAGAGGGAAAAAGCACTACAGGAATTATAGAAAAAGTAAGAAAAAATTAG
- the gmhA gene encoding D-sedoheptulose 7-phosphate isomerase, with the protein MMEIVERDLHSHLETAAKVIEDMKFHIYTACIITVETLKNGKKILIFGNGGSAADAQHIAAELTGRFKKERKGLPAIALTTDTSALTAIANDYGYEQVFARQVEALAQNGDLCIGISTSGNSENVLRGLEVAKTMGCKTIGLSGKEGGKMASLCDANIVVPSNETARIQEMHILIGHIICAAVDEAF; encoded by the coding sequence ATGATGGAAATAGTCGAAAGGGATCTGCATTCCCACCTTGAGACTGCTGCAAAAGTGATAGAGGATATGAAGTTTCATATATATACCGCATGTATAATAACAGTCGAGACTTTGAAAAACGGTAAAAAGATACTGATTTTCGGAAACGGTGGCAGTGCTGCAGATGCACAGCATATAGCAGCGGAGCTTACCGGTAGGTTCAAAAAGGAAAGAAAAGGTTTGCCTGCTATTGCGCTTACTACGGATACTTCTGCGCTTACCGCCATTGCCAATGACTACGGGTATGAACAGGTGTTCGCAAGACAGGTTGAGGCTCTGGCACAAAATGGCGACCTCTGTATAGGAATATCTACAAGCGGAAACAGCGAAAATGTCCTCAGAGGTCTTGAAGTGGCAAAAACGATGGGATGCAAGACGATAGGACTTAGCGGAAAAGAGGGAGGCAAAATGGCATCTCTTTGCGATGCAAATATAGTAGTGCCTTCAAATGAAACTGCCCGTATTCAGGAGATGCATATTTTGATAGGACATATTATCTGTGCAGCGGTAGACGAGGCTTTTTGA
- the waaF gene encoding lipopolysaccharide heptosyltransferase II, translated as MNSSNPSAVNLRPSTFDLPPSTLLIELPTWLGDTIMATPAIQNLIKTLNPGEITLVGSYVSTEALKNYPKVKRVFVDDTKKSKNRLFAAYKLAKEIGTHDIAVTFRSHFFSKLLLFLTGSKKRYQYNPSAFKLLPSTSLHQVEKYNTFINKILNTNLPAGDLKLYFPKIPPSTFNLRPLLGINPGATYGSAKRWYPDRFAKTAAALSDKYNILIFGGPGEVKIAKDIENELLKLGVKNYKNLAGKTNIAKLISSIAALDLFITNDSGPMHIAAAYKVPTVAIFGPTDYTSTSQWKNPKSKVISLNLECAPCMKRVCPLKHHECMKGISAQMVIEAAKELTG; from the coding sequence ATGAACTCATCTAACCCTTCAGCCGTCAACCTTCGACCTTCCACCTTCGACCTTCCACCTTCAACCTTGCTTATAGAACTTCCCACATGGCTGGGTGATACCATCATGGCGACTCCCGCCATTCAAAACCTCATAAAAACTTTGAATCCCGGAGAAATAACCCTGGTCGGAAGCTATGTATCAACAGAAGCTTTAAAAAACTATCCCAAAGTCAAAAGAGTCTTTGTGGACGATACAAAAAAGAGCAAAAACCGCCTTTTTGCCGCCTATAAACTTGCAAAAGAGATAGGTACGCATGATATTGCCGTCACTTTTAGAAGCCACTTTTTCTCTAAACTTCTTCTGTTTTTAACCGGCTCAAAAAAACGCTATCAATATAACCCTTCAGCCTTCAAACTTCTTCCTTCTACCTCTCTTCATCAGGTAGAAAAATACAACACATTTATCAACAAGATTTTAAATACAAACCTGCCGGCAGGCGACCTGAAACTCTATTTTCCCAAAATTCCCCCTTCAACCTTCAACCTTCGACCTCTGCTTGGAATAAACCCAGGTGCCACCTACGGAAGCGCAAAGAGATGGTATCCTGACAGATTTGCAAAAACAGCAGCCGCACTCTCAGATAAGTACAATATACTGATATTCGGTGGGCCGGGTGAAGTTAAAATAGCAAAAGATATAGAAAATGAACTTTTAAAACTGGGAGTAAAAAACTATAAAAATCTTGCAGGAAAGACAAACATTGCAAAGCTTATATCGAGTATCGCCGCTCTTGATCTTTTCATCACAAACGACAGCGGTCCTATGCATATCGCAGCCGCCTACAAAGTGCCAACAGTGGCAATATTCGGCCCCACCGACTACACTTCCACATCCCAGTGGAAAAATCCGAAAAGCAAAGTAATCTCACTGAACCTAGAATGCGCCCCCTGTATGAAAAGGGTATGCCCGCTGAAACATCATGAATGTATGAAAGGAATATCCGCACAAATGGTTATAGAAGCGGCAAAAGAGCTGACCGGATAG
- a CDS encoding glycosyltransferase family 4 protein — protein MKKISFIRQKYTPYGGAERYLERVANVLKEKNIDYEIIHADFPKWLPSWLKALLFNKQVCGKKEKKFYFSLDRIICPDIYRAGDGVHKAFLKSKGISLNPLHLTYLYLEKKCFRNAKKIIANSKQVKNQIVEYYKIDADKIAVIYNGIEIKEFDKEQSKMKIGQEFGIKEDSKIILFAGSGFERKGVAEFLQILALLNSDYHAFILGKEKKISKYKQMAKAMGLEGKVTFTGPRNDIDHFYAASDIFLFPTRYEPFSNVVLEAMSFENVVFTTAQNGAAEILPKELVMKNPKDLSVVKKIDTLLQNNDKLVKIQKEMREISKEYTIEKNVQKTLEVIYELI, from the coding sequence ATGAAAAAAATTAGTTTCATACGCCAAAAATATACTCCATATGGAGGAGCCGAAAGGTATCTTGAGAGAGTTGCGAATGTTTTAAAAGAAAAAAATATCGATTATGAAATCATACATGCAGATTTTCCAAAATGGCTTCCATCCTGGCTTAAAGCTCTTCTTTTTAACAAACAGGTATGCGGCAAAAAAGAGAAAAAATTCTATTTCTCGCTCGATCGCATCATCTGCCCCGATATCTACAGAGCGGGTGACGGAGTACATAAAGCCTTCTTAAAGTCCAAAGGTATATCTTTAAATCCCCTGCATTTAACATATCTTTATCTTGAAAAAAAATGTTTCCGTAACGCAAAAAAGATAATTGCAAACTCCAAACAGGTAAAAAATCAGATTGTTGAGTATTACAAAATCGACGCTGATAAAATAGCGGTTATTTATAACGGTATAGAGATAAAAGAGTTTGACAAAGAACAATCAAAAATGAAAATCGGCCAAGAATTTGGAATAAAAGAAGATTCAAAAATCATTCTTTTTGCCGGAAGCGGTTTTGAAAGAAAAGGAGTGGCAGAGTTTTTGCAGATATTGGCGCTTTTAAACAGCGACTATCACGCTTTTATACTGGGCAAAGAGAAAAAAATATCTAAATATAAACAGATGGCAAAGGCTATGGGACTTGAGGGAAAAGTGACTTTTACAGGCCCAAGAAATGATATAGACCACTTCTATGCAGCTTCGGATATATTTCTGTTTCCTACACGATACGAACCATTTTCAAACGTAGTTTTGGAAGCGATGAGTTTTGAAAATGTGGTATTTACAACAGCACAAAACGGTGCGGCAGAAATACTTCCAAAAGAGCTTGTAATGAAAAATCCAAAAGATCTTTCGGTAGTCAAAAAGATAGATACCCTTTTGCAAAATAATGATAAACTTGTCAAAATACAAAAAGAGATGAGAGAGATTTCAAAAGAGTACACCATAGAAAAAAATGTCCAAAAAACTTTAGAGGTTATCTATGAACTCATCTAA
- a CDS encoding O-antigen ligase family protein has product MLTTSLKNYNFWFKFLIFIFIISLPLTEAVKNISLSILFLLFLYELFLKKIYLKFNIVDIFILLHLLVAFTGILFGVNTQETLKQFPNLLFITFIYFFFRWLPYKKFEISEKFIFNTIFISFIIAGLYGFYEYFIEHYRYMSLNSVGSVNRSATYAMFIFVISFGYWLYNKNNLALVTFIFTIVFIFLTGSRMAIYTLPIMIIFLLYVFNRITIKNILISIIAIALLAMIFLYFFPDSRVAIKIKKGFNDPARIQIWISCIYIWLSHNIFFGIGMGNSIFFSTKTFFGKNAIEGYINNAHNTYLDMLLERGLFGLFTYLGFLLSALYKFWETKDFYLSKISMALIVSSLIMSFMNITFRYEFAMLFVIILGLTLNKIEYEKN; this is encoded by the coding sequence ATGCTGACAACTTCTTTAAAAAATTATAATTTTTGGTTCAAATTTTTAATATTTATTTTTATTATCTCTCTTCCACTGACAGAGGCTGTTAAAAATATCTCTCTTAGCATTTTATTTTTGCTTTTTTTATATGAATTGTTTTTGAAAAAAATCTATCTTAAGTTTAATATTGTTGATATTTTTATACTACTGCATTTGTTAGTAGCCTTTACTGGAATATTATTTGGAGTAAATACACAAGAAACTTTAAAACAGTTTCCAAACTTACTATTTATAACTTTTATTTATTTCTTTTTTAGATGGTTGCCGTATAAAAAATTTGAGATTTCAGAAAAATTTATTTTTAATACAATTTTTATTTCTTTCATCATTGCTGGACTATATGGATTTTATGAATATTTTATCGAACATTATAGGTATATGTCTTTAAACTCAGTTGGTTCCGTAAACAGATCTGCTACATATGCAATGTTTATTTTCGTCATTTCATTTGGCTATTGGCTATATAATAAAAACAACCTTGCTTTAGTTACATTTATATTTACAATAGTCTTTATATTTCTTACCGGAAGCCGAATGGCAATATATACACTTCCTATAATGATAATTTTCCTATTATATGTTTTCAATAGAATCACAATAAAAAATATTTTAATATCAATTATTGCTATAGCACTTCTTGCAATGATTTTTTTATATTTCTTTCCTGATAGTAGAGTCGCAATTAAAATAAAAAAAGGATTTAATGATCCAGCAAGAATACAAATATGGATAAGTTGTATATATATTTGGCTTTCACATAATATTTTTTTTGGAATAGGTATGGGAAATTCCATCTTTTTCTCTACAAAAACATTTTTTGGGAAAAATGCTATAGAAGGATATATAAATAATGCACATAACACATATTTGGATATGCTTTTAGAAAGAGGATTATTTGGACTCTTTACCTATTTAGGTTTTCTTTTATCAGCTTTATATAAATTTTGGGAAACAAAAGATTTCTATCTATCTAAAATCAGTATGGCTTTGATTGTTTCATCCTTAATAATGTCATTTATGAATATTACTTTTAGATATGAATTTGCTATGCTTTTTGTTATAATTTTAGGACTTACTTTAAATAAAATAGAATATGAAAAAAATTAG
- a CDS encoding glycosyltransferase yields the protein MNIFYNHTLELKFSSAQTLQVIKDYCYLSKLGYKIYLYGKFVSIKDLKNINEFIQNYNVHIFVNKMQFWKTFFTTKQKFVITRHHKKLKETLFLKKFVNFKNIHEMHEESFFYIFKPKYSKKYFEKLLNSSDGIIFTNYSQVEFFKKEFGYYPKFKYTVLPNGVEIEKFKNVKMCQNRVLTYTGQFNKWKNVELIFAALKLLPKEYKLRIAGGQSKKDVEYINFLVKKYNLEGRIDYRGFVDNNEIPKILECSNILLVPLGDNVQSKYLTSPMKLFEYMATNIPIVTLNHPSVTNIVKECKNIFLSKNNPKDFAYKIIVATNKKPVKQSDCINKYTYEARSINADNFFKKL from the coding sequence ATGAATATTTTTTACAATCATACCTTAGAATTAAAATTTTCTTCTGCACAAACTCTTCAGGTGATTAAAGATTATTGTTACCTTTCAAAACTTGGATATAAAATATACTTATATGGCAAGTTTGTTTCAATAAAAGATTTAAAAAATATAAACGAATTTATTCAAAATTACAATGTTCATATATTTGTAAATAAAATGCAATTTTGGAAAACATTTTTTACTACAAAACAAAAGTTTGTAATAACTAGACATCACAAAAAGTTAAAAGAAACTCTCTTTTTAAAAAAGTTTGTAAATTTTAAAAATATTCATGAAATGCATGAAGAATCTTTTTTTTATATATTCAAACCCAAGTATTCAAAAAAGTACTTTGAAAAACTCTTAAATAGTTCTGATGGAATAATATTTACTAACTATTCACAAGTAGAGTTTTTTAAAAAGGAATTTGGATATTATCCAAAATTTAAATATACAGTTCTTCCTAATGGAGTAGAAATTGAAAAATTTAAAAATGTTAAAATGTGCCAAAATAGAGTATTGACATACACCGGACAATTTAACAAATGGAAAAATGTCGAACTTATATTTGCAGCTTTAAAGTTGCTTCCAAAAGAGTATAAACTTAGAATTGCTGGTGGACAAAGCAAAAAAGATGTTGAATATATCAATTTTTTAGTAAAAAAATATAATCTTGAAGGAAGAATAGACTACAGGGGTTTTGTTGATAATAATGAAATTCCAAAAATTTTAGAGTGCTCTAATATATTGCTCGTTCCTCTAGGAGACAATGTTCAATCAAAATACTTAACTTCACCTATGAAACTTTTTGAATATATGGCTACAAATATTCCTATAGTAACTTTGAACCACCCAAGTGTTACAAATATAGTTAAAGAGTGCAAAAATATTTTTTTATCGAAAAACAACCCAAAAGATTTTGCCTATAAAATAATTGTAGCAACTAATAAAAAACCGGTAAAACAGAGTGATTGCATTAATAAATACACATATGAAGCAAGGAGCATAAATGCTGACAACTTCTTTAAAAAATTATAA
- the rfaQ gene encoding putative lipopolysaccharide heptosyltransferase III codes for MKILLIKFRNIGDVLLMTPLIKNLKLIFPNSTIDIVINKESETILKNNVNINKLFLYDRSLIKKQNLLNKIKFEIEFARNIIRNRYDLIINLTEGDRGTIISLLTKAKKKFGYLPKNKLLKALSPYNRYKTHFEQIHAVERDLSFLEFLDKKPIEKRIEIYFSKQDLEKTKKFKKNFIVLHPVAKWQYKFWEIDRFAKIIDYLIENNQKVIITGSPNPKELAIIDEIISIAKHKPVNLAGQLTLKETAALYSKAKLFIGLDTAPMHMAAAVDIPVITLFGLSDPVVWGPWENSLQTSCYKDIRKTQYCGKHVVIQYESNKIIYQKGIKKSEAMLKITPEDVIKEIKKKI; via the coding sequence ATGAAGATATTATTGATAAAGTTTAGAAATATTGGCGACGTTTTATTGATGACACCTTTGATAAAAAACTTAAAATTAATTTTTCCAAATTCGACTATAGATATAGTTATCAACAAAGAGAGCGAAACGATATTAAAAAATAATGTAAATATTAACAAACTTTTTTTGTATGATAGAAGTTTAATCAAAAAACAAAACTTATTAAACAAAATCAAATTTGAGATTGAATTTGCAAGAAACATAATTCGAAATAGATACGATTTAATAATCAATCTTACAGAAGGCGACAGAGGTACGATAATATCTTTGCTTACAAAAGCTAAAAAAAAGTTTGGTTATTTACCTAAAAACAAACTTTTAAAAGCATTAAGCCCATATAATAGATATAAAACACATTTTGAACAGATACATGCAGTAGAAAGAGATTTAAGCTTTTTAGAATTTTTAGATAAAAAACCGATTGAAAAAAGAATAGAAATTTACTTTTCAAAGCAGGATCTTGAAAAAACAAAAAAGTTTAAAAAAAACTTTATAGTTTTACATCCTGTTGCTAAATGGCAATATAAATTTTGGGAAATCGATAGGTTTGCAAAAATTATAGACTATTTAATTGAAAATAATCAAAAGGTGATTATTACAGGCAGTCCAAATCCAAAAGAGTTGGCTATAATTGACGAAATAATTTCTATTGCTAAACACAAACCTGTCAATCTTGCCGGACAACTGACACTTAAAGAGACAGCGGCCCTTTATTCCAAAGCCAAGTTATTTATAGGGTTAGATACAGCACCAATGCATATGGCAGCTGCAGTAGATATTCCTGTTATAACTCTTTTTGGTCTCTCTGATCCGGTTGTATGGGGTCCTTGGGAAAATAGTTTGCAAACATCATGCTATAAAGACATAAGAAAAACACAATATTGCGGTAAACATGTAGTAATACAATATGAAAGCAATAAAATAATTTACCAAAAAGGCATAAAAAAAAGTGAAGCAATGTTGAAAATAACTCCAGAAGATGTAATCAAGGAAATAAAGAAAAAAATATGA
- the pseB gene encoding UDP-N-acetylglucosamine 4,6-dehydratase (inverting) has translation MFTDKNILITGGTGSFGKKYTEILLKNYKPNKIIIYSRDELKQFEMAQEFNEPCMRYFIGDVRDKERLMTAMQDVDFVIHAAALKHVPVAEYNPMECIKTNIHGAENVIQAAIANNVKKVMALSTDKAANPINLYGATKLASDKMFVAANNIVGKRETRFGVVRYGNVVGSRGSVVPFFKKLIKNGAKELPITDERMTRFWITLEQGVNFVLKNFERMKGGEIFVPKIPSMRVIDLAKAMAPDLPIKIIGIRPGEKLHEVMCPKDDSHLTLEFKDHYVIKPTIQFAHKVEFETNALGEKGEPVEVGFEYSSDKNDWWLTENELLDMIGNI, from the coding sequence ATGTTCACCGACAAAAACATACTAATAACAGGCGGGACAGGAAGCTTTGGTAAAAAATATACCGAGATACTTCTGAAAAACTATAAACCAAATAAGATAATTATCTATTCGCGAGATGAACTGAAACAGTTTGAGATGGCTCAGGAGTTTAACGAGCCTTGTATGAGATACTTCATAGGAGATGTAAGAGATAAAGAGAGACTGATGACGGCTATGCAGGATGTGGATTTCGTTATCCATGCTGCGGCACTTAAACATGTTCCGGTTGCAGAATACAATCCTATGGAGTGCATAAAGACAAATATCCACGGGGCCGAGAACGTTATACAGGCGGCTATTGCGAACAATGTAAAAAAGGTTATGGCTCTTTCAACCGACAAAGCGGCAAATCCTATCAATCTCTACGGAGCTACTAAGCTTGCAAGCGACAAGATGTTTGTTGCGGCAAACAATATAGTGGGAAAAAGAGAGACGAGATTTGGTGTTGTAAGATACGGAAATGTAGTGGGCTCACGAGGAAGCGTTGTTCCCTTTTTCAAAAAACTTATAAAAAACGGTGCAAAAGAGCTACCCATAACAGATGAGAGAATGACAAGATTTTGGATAACACTTGAACAGGGTGTAAACTTTGTTCTTAAAAATTTTGAGAGGATGAAGGGGGGAGAGATATTCGTACCCAAAATTCCTTCTATGAGAGTAATTGATCTTGCAAAGGCCATGGCTCCTGATCTGCCTATAAAGATCATAGGCATAAGACCGGGAGAGAAACTGCATGAGGTGATGTGCCCGAAAGATGACAGCCATCTGACATTGGAGTTTAAAGATCATTATGTTATAAAACCGACCATTCAGTTTGCCCACAAAGTAGAGTTTGAGACAAATGCTTTGGGTGAAAAAGGCGAGCCTGTCGAAGTGGGTTTTGAGTACAGCTCCGACAAAAACGACTGGTGGCTTACGGAAAATGAACTTCTTGATATGATAGGAAATATTTGA